The region TTCTCTGGTGATGCACATCCTACCACAGAGGCAATCATTAAAAAAATGAGCGGTGTGCAAATTATTGGAAGAATTGACGAGGAACCTTATTTTGATCAAAATGTGATTAAAGAATATGCTGAAAAGTTCAAAGAAAAATTGTAATTTGTGGCGCATGAGAGCAACAGACAATCTTACTTTATTTGCACCGAAAGCTTCTTCGGGAAATGGCGCTATTTTAATTGATGTAGGCATTTCTGCAGGTTACCCATCTCCGTCTGGAGATTTTAACGAAACTAGAATTTCTTTAGATGACGAATTAGTTCAAAATAAAGACAGTACTTTTTACGCGAAAGTAAAAGGCCAATCAATGATTAATGCTGGTTTAGATGACAATGATTTATTAGTTATTGATAGAAGTCTAGAGCCTGCCAACAATAAAATTGCAGTTTGCTTTTTAGACGGAGAGTTTACCGTTAAACGCTTACGTGTAGCAAAAAATGAGGTTTGGTTACAGCCAGAAAATCCGAATTACCCAATTATACATATAACGGAAGAAAACGATTTTATGATTTGGGGTATTGTTACAAACGTGATTAAAAAAGTATAATTTCAATCAATAATAATTATATATCTTGCTTGTTATTTATTAAAATAATAATAAAAAATCAGAGAAATGATTCTCTGATTTTTTTGTCTAAAAACTAAAATATTATCATATTTTAATATTTTATTATTGTTTATCAATAATTTTTATATATTTGTTGTATCAAAATATATACAATGAAAACAATAAAAATTTTAACAACACTTATAAATATATTATTTTTTGGGTTAACCATAGTATTTATAGCGCTACTAATATTCGGGTTTGTTATTTACTTTTTTAGCGAACACTTACCTTTTTATCTTCAAAATTTCGGAATGTTATTTAACTCAAACTTTTTTAGCTGGCACCTTTTCTTAGTTCCAGCAACTACCGTTTTAAATTTTATCTTATTTATTATGGCTATTTTCTACCTTAGAAAAAGTATTACACCTTTTATACAGTCCGACTTCTATAGCGAAAGCGTCACCAAAAATTTATGGAAAGCAGGAAATCTTTTTATTTTTATAGGAGTATCTACTATTATTATCCAATTAATTGCAGCAACTTATATGCAAGTTTTTATGACTAAAATTATACAAATTAATGGATTTATTACTTTCTCTAATATAGTTGCAGCAGCATTTGATTTAAGAAGTATTTTCTTAATTATTGTTGGCTTATTTTTTCTACTCTTTAGTAAAAGTTTCATCAACGCAAGAGCATTAAAACAAGAAAACGATTTAACTATTTAATCATGCGAAAAATTAATATTCTAAAAGCAATTGTAGATTTACTTTGGATATTTTCAATGCCAATAGTATTGTTAATTATTGGATTTTCAATTACAATTTTCTTTGTTGTTTTGAGTGAATTAAATATCAAGATAAACTCAGTGGTTTTGAATACCAACAAGCTAACATCAAAAATATTATTGGCTATTGCTGCTTTAAATTACTTACTAATTATTGCTGCTTTGTATTTTTTCAGAAAAGTATTGCATTATTTTTTAAGAGTTAAAATATTTGAAGAAATGGTTATCACTTCCTTTAAAAAAATTGGTAATTTATTAGTGATTTCTAGTATAATTTCACTCATCACTTCTATGCTAAGTAAAGTTTATTTTGAGCAAAAAGTAGCTTTAGAGTTTGGTCTAAACCAACACTTGATAATTATTTGTTTTGGTCTATTCTTTTTAGTTTTAAGTGAAATATTTAAAATTGCAAAACATCAAAAACAAGAAAACGATTTAACAATTTAATTATGAAAACAGTAAAAATTTTAAAAGTAATGCATATCCTCTCTTGGATTGTTTTTGTTGGCTTATGTATAAAAACAGGAATCATCTTAACATCCTATTTTATTAGTATTGCCAGGCCTGAGTATGCTAAAAACTTGTTTGAGGGTTTAGATTTATCACAATACTATACGCATAGTTTTTGGCAATATTCTAGTATTGTTGGCTACAAAGTACTCTTATTTTCATTAGAAGCCCATATTGCATTTTTAGTAACCCGATTGTTAAATACGCTAAATTTAGAAAAACCATTTCATGAGAGTATGCATCAATTAATGACTAAGATAAGCATTAGTATTTTTTATTTATGGATTTTAGCTATTATACATAATGCTCATGTTCAGTTTTTAGCAAAAAGATATAACTTCTCGATGGAGTTATTTTCTGGTGACTTTATCTTTTTAGCGGGTATTATTTTCATTTTTGCTCAAATTATTAAAAGAGGAATTGAAATTCAACAAGAAAACGATTTAACCATATAATATGGCGATTATTGTAAATCTTGACGTAATGTTGGCAAAGCGCAAAATGCGCAGCAAGGAGTTAGCAGAAATTATTGGAATTACCACCGCCAATCTATCTATCTTAAAATCTGGGAAGGCGAAAGCTGTTCGTTTTTCTACTTTAGAAGCTATTTGTGAAGCTTTAGATTGCCAACCCTCAGATATTTTAGAATATAAAAAAGATTAACTTTTATACTTCTAAAATATTTTATAAGACAGTTATAAAACTAAAAAACTCCGAATTTTAATTCGGAGTTTTACTTTTAATTTTAATGAGTTCTCGACTGCGCTATAACTGACATAATAAAATAACAATTATTTATTCTGTGGTTCATTTAAATTCATGAACATAAAATCTACATCCGTATTTTCTTCTCCTAATAAATATTTGCTAAAATGATCGGCTCTTAACCAAAAAGAGTATTCAGTCATGCTACCAAAACCATGTCTTTGCCCTGGCATCACCATAAATTTAAAACGTTTGTGCGCTTTAATCAATTCGTTTGCCATTCTAATAGTTCCTGCGGGATGCACATTGTTATCCATATCACCATGAATCAACATTAAATGTCCCTTTAAATTTTTTGCTAAAGATTGATTGTAATCAATTTCATATTTATGAGAAATTTTACCTTTTTCGTCAATTTCTTCTTTCACTCCGTGATGGGTTTCACTCCACCAAGAATTATACACTCTGTTATCATGATTTCCTGCGGATGAAACTGCAGCTTTAAAGAAATCTGGATATACTAACATCGCAGCTGTAGACATAAAGCCTCCTCCTGAATGACCATAAATCCCCACTTTTTCAATATCAATATATTGATGTTTGTTGGCTAATTGTTGTGCCACATATTTTTTATCTGCCAAACCATAATCACGTAAATTTCCATATCCATAATTATGGTACCATTTAGATCTATCTGGATGACCACCTCTATTTCCCAGCGTAATAACCACAAAACCAACCTGCGCCATTCTGTCTAAACGATCCATTCTGTATGAAAAAGATTTATTGACTGCCTCTGTTTGTGGTCCAGGATATACATATTCTAACAACGGATATACCTTAGTCGTATCCAAGTCAAAAGGCTTGTACATCACCCCATAAATATCAGTAATTCCGTCATCTGCTTTTACTTTAAAAGTTTCTGGAAACTGATATCCTGATGCAAATAATTGTGATAAATCTGCCGTTTCTAGATCCATTACTTTACGTCCATTTGCATCCCTAACTTCAGATTTTGGAATAGTATTTACTCTAGAATAATTACTAACAAAGTACTCATTAGAATCTGCCATAGAAGCACTTGCCGTAAAATTACCAG is a window of Polaribacter litorisediminis DNA encoding:
- a CDS encoding LexA family protein — translated: MRATDNLTLFAPKASSGNGAILIDVGISAGYPSPSGDFNETRISLDDELVQNKDSTFYAKVKGQSMINAGLDDNDLLVIDRSLEPANNKIAVCFLDGEFTVKRLRVAKNEVWLQPENPNYPIIHITEENDFMIWGIVTNVIKKV
- a CDS encoding helix-turn-helix domain-containing protein translates to MAIIVNLDVMLAKRKMRSKELAEIIGITTANLSILKSGKAKAVRFSTLEAICEALDCQPSDILEYKKD
- a CDS encoding DUF2975 domain-containing protein, whose translation is MRKINILKAIVDLLWIFSMPIVLLIIGFSITIFFVVLSELNIKINSVVLNTNKLTSKILLAIAALNYLLIIAALYFFRKVLHYFLRVKIFEEMVITSFKKIGNLLVISSIISLITSMLSKVYFEQKVALEFGLNQHLIIICFGLFFLVLSEIFKIAKHQKQENDLTI
- a CDS encoding DUF2975 domain-containing protein — its product is MKTIKILTTLINILFFGLTIVFIALLIFGFVIYFFSEHLPFYLQNFGMLFNSNFFSWHLFLVPATTVLNFILFIMAIFYLRKSITPFIQSDFYSESVTKNLWKAGNLFIFIGVSTIIIQLIAATYMQVFMTKIIQINGFITFSNIVAAAFDLRSIFLIIVGLFFLLFSKSFINARALKQENDLTI
- a CDS encoding DUF2975 domain-containing protein, which produces MKTVKILKVMHILSWIVFVGLCIKTGIILTSYFISIARPEYAKNLFEGLDLSQYYTHSFWQYSSIVGYKVLLFSLEAHIAFLVTRLLNTLNLEKPFHESMHQLMTKISISIFYLWILAIIHNAHVQFLAKRYNFSMELFSGDFIFLAGIIFIFAQIIKRGIEIQQENDLTI